A single Aspergillus chevalieri M1 DNA, chromosome 3, nearly complete sequence DNA region contains:
- the erg27 gene encoding protein erg27 (COG:S;~EggNog:ENOG410PN1T;~InterPro:IPR023410,IPR000308,IPR036815;~TransMembrane:1 (o46-66i)), which translates to MADIDEDKLPLDFDDCEWLDVWMASHEVDQKALGAFAASTGLEDPFLSAMLYKVLGLSVMLSKKLLRARRLRRLDPTRETRSLQMYHHIIWLSREGLLILEEFVLPMVEAYVELKVLAHKLRASFYHIFVLFHNQPAVHSPGIIGLPANGATISGTGSGVLSQEPGTRLSFKSKPEILPVPVELASRWERLSAGRVTQHPPGLAPVQPPKPAASFLLPLQDYTTTATACFNHAATLAERMLPGSHPLRLSVKLEYAAYIHDCLHDPTACRRLAKQAIADVYNAREGMDDESFEDAAEIVRVLGRMVKRGGKTSSSGGSTTQTGTPRGDKSRSEGSETSQTRRGTATTTTATTTTTMVSPKSETPATMTNRL; encoded by the coding sequence ATGGCTGACATCGACGAGGACAAGCTTCCCTTGGACTTCGACGACTGTGAATGGTTGGACGTGTGGATGGCGTCGCATGAAGTTGATCAGAAGGCCCTTGGGGCCTTCGCGGCTTCCACAGGGCTGGAAGATCCGTTCCTGTCTGCGATGCTGTACAAGGTGCTGGGTCTGTCAGTGATGCTTTCCAAGAAGCTTCTTCGTGCACGACGACTGCGACGTTTAGATCCGACTCGAGAAACGAGATCCCTTCAGATGTACCATCACATCATATGGCTTTCGCGCGAAGGTCTCTTAATTCTGGAAGAGTTTGTTCTTCCAATGGTCGAAGCGTATGTGGAGTTGAAGGTCCTGGCGCATAAACTCCGAGCTTCGTTTTATCATATTTTTGTTTTGTTCCACAATCAACCGGCTGTTCACTCCCCCGGTATCATCGGTCTCCCGGCAAATGGTGCTACGATAAGTGGCACAGGATCCGGGGTACTGTCTCAGGAGCCAGGGACAAGGCTTTCTTTCAAATCAAAACCAGAGATACTACCCGTACCAGTAGAACTGGCATCTCGCTGGGAACGTCTATCGGCAGGAAGAGTCACCCAGCATCCTCCGGGTCTTGCGCCTGTTCAACCGCCTAAACCGGCAGCATCGTTTCTTCTTCCGTTGCAGGATTATACTACAACTGCCACGGCCTGTTTCAACCATGCCGCCACGTTAGCGGAACGAATGCTACCGGGATCCCATCCCCTGCGACTGTCCGTCAAGCTCGAATATGCCGCCTACATCCACGACTGTTTGCATGACCCCACCGCCTGCCGACGGCTAGCAAAGCAGGCAATTGCCGATGTATACAATGCCCGGGAAGGTATGGACGATGAGAGCTTCGAAGATGCCGCCGAGATTGTCAGGGTTCTAGGGCGGATGGTCAAGCGCGGCGGCAAAACAAGCAGTAGCGGCGGCAGCACCACCCAGACAGGAACCCCGCGTGGAGACAAATCTAGGAGTGAGGGGAGTGAAACTTCGCAAACGAGGAGGGGCACGGCTACGACGACTACGGCTACAACAACTACGACAATGGTGTCGCCTAAGTCCGAGACACcagcgacgatgacgaaTCGTTTATGA
- a CDS encoding uncharacterized protein (COG:S;~EggNog:ENOG410Q1YG;~TransMembrane:1 (o252-269i)), whose amino-acid sequence MVIAVGADFSRIVKDGSVDTRLRVRATSGQCWPWLCGDSLPRPRPAAVPSSFETASVLPNDAPTVYPWKNASTLIRSVRAFTAFIQQLDDRQLLPSFSTRSVFPVETTLLHPSSNLSVVSSSPLHPLRDDSFEPMVYDNNYTTLMTNKTDTAPRLQFCDRFSGAWQQACHTVHDTVKTFFFPYDAIDSTHLPNSSMHPPVSLSSDTHQRKLPLPHNESESTVAPKTIPSANAAAVLSGDSQDAGSCRNPKQVRGSCMAIVIGLVMGIIWF is encoded by the coding sequence ATGGTAATAGCAGTTGGTGCAGATTTTTCGCGAATCGTCAAGGATGGCTCGGTTGATACTCGTTTGAGAGTCCGGGCAACCAGCGGTCAGTGTTGGCCGTGGTTGTGTGGTGATTCTCTACCTCGCCCGCGTCCTGCTGCGGTCCCAAGCTCGTTTGAGACTGCGTCTGTTTTGCCAAACGATGCCCCCACGGTGTATCCGTGGAAAAATGCTTCGACCCTTATTCGAAGTGTTCGCGCTTTCACAGCCTTCATCCAACAGTTAGATGACCGTCAACTGCTGCCGTCTTTTTCTACCCGAAGCGTGTTCCCAGTCGAGACAACGCTGTTGCATCCTTCTTCGAACCTTTCCGTCGTTTCGTCCTCTCCGTTACATCCTTTACGTGACGACTCTTTTGAACCAATGGTATATGACAATAATTATACGACCTTGATGACCAACAAAACCGATACAGCTCCTAGACTACAGTTTTGCGATCGTTTCAGCGGTGCATGGCAGCAGGCCTGCCACACCGTCCACGATACAGTGAAgacatttttttttccctatGACGCTATAGACTCAACACATCTACCTAATTCTTCAATGCACCCGCCTGTTTCGCTTTCTTCGGATACTCACCAACGAAAGCTACCACTGCCACACAACGAGTCCGAATCTACCGTCGCACCCAAAACAATACCCTCTGCAAATGCAGCTGCAGTCCTCTCCGGCGACTCGCAGGATGCAGGGAGCTGTCGAAATCCCAAACAAGTCCGCGGTAGCTGTATGGCTATCGTGATCGGCTTGGTAATGGGAATCATATGGTTTTGA
- a CDS encoding 2EXR domain-containing protein (COG:S;~EggNog:ENOG410PXZ4): MSQPHLQLFNCLRDSNENSGFPLFPLLPPELRLKIWNYSLQHPRIITVRFEVRTDRQVDEDGGSTRYRAIVDGHQLMSKLMRVNSEAREAALSFYRVHIPCTLMHGISGEEVMKPGTFYFNPEYDFLWIYPGILAKNTLLDFIYHLKHTHDPCRVGLLNLALDTHSLNATDLNLLEPANLNAEHRDAFVGTVSQLREVFFVEKVHTGRQVLGLLSGIPTSETMFNRSFPIMATTPNFERLRHDPRHIADDLKRVYVESDPLALLHQWQRLLKKWDISPSSVKYRLMLTFSPPGGEFPIFDHESAKRWVEKEDWEWTGKWRLDDSLTNANLALRYFDITNQVTEYPIGSLHEKYKNEDLEKAVKPAFGFWLFPMNAFGTLPPEAVSEEAWFRPFTKELLDMTEHWPELGLLNLPRMS, from the coding sequence ATGTCGCAGCCCCATTTGCAGCTCTTTAATTGCCTTCGAGATAGTAACGAGAACTCTGGGttccctctcttccctctcctACCACCCGAACTGCGCCTGAAAATATGGAACTACTCGCTGCAACACCCGCGCATCATAACGGTCCGTTTCGAGGTTCGCACGGACAGACAAGTAGACGAAGATGGAGGAAGTACCCGGTATCGCGCCATTGTGGACGGACATCAGTTGATGAGCAAGTTAATGCGAGTCAATAGCGAAGCAAGAGAGGCAGCATTGAGTTTTTACCGGGTTCATATACCGTGCACGCTGATGCATGGGATTTCGGGCGAAGAGGTTATGAAACCAGGGACTTTTTATTTCAATCCGGAGTACGACTTTCTTTGGATATACCCGGGGATTTTGGCAAAAAATACTTTGCTGGATTTTATATACCATCTGAAGCACACGCATGATCCTTGCCGTGTTGGTTTGCTCAACCTCGCGCTGGACACGCACAGTCTGAACGCGACTGATCTCAACCTATTAGAGCCAGCAAACCTCAATGCCGAGCACAGAGACGCCTTTGTTGGAACAGTCAGCCAGCTGCGAGAGGTCTTTTTTGTCGAGAAGGTGCACACGGGACGTCAAGTTCTGGGTCTCTTGAGCGGGATTCCGACATCTGAGACAATGTTCAACCGCTCCTTCCCGATCATGGCGACGACACCAAACTTTGAGCGTTTACGACATGATCCCCGCCATATCGCAGACGACTTGAAACGAGTATATGTGGAGAGCGATCCCCTTGCTTTGCTCCATCAATGGCAACGACTACTGAAGAAATGGGACATCTCGCCATCCAGCGTCAAGTATCGACTCATGCTGACTTTCAGTCCACCCGGCGGCGAGTTCCCTATTTTTGACCACGAGAGCGCAAAGAGATGGGTAGAAAAAGAAGATTGGGAGTGGACGGGGAAATGGCGCCTTGACGACAGCTTAACGAATGCTAACCTAGCACTACGGTATTTCGACATCACCAACCAAGTCACGGAGTACCCGATTGGCTCGTTGCATGAAAAGTACAAGAATGAGGATCTCGAGAAAGCCGTGAAACCAGCTTTTGGGTTCTGGTTGTTTCCGATGAATGCGTTTGGGACGTTGCCGCCAGAAGCGGTTTCGGAGGAGGCATGGTTCCGGCCGTTCACGAAGGAGCTTTTGGATATGACAGAGCATTGGCCTGAGCTTGGGTTGTTGAACTTACCTAGGATGTCTTGA